Proteins encoded together in one Coffea arabica cultivar ET-39 chromosome 2c, Coffea Arabica ET-39 HiFi, whole genome shotgun sequence window:
- the LOC113726473 gene encoding protein TIC 21, chloroplastic, with translation MQTLLVPAARSGTAPLAPPHSGVYSNPSLPHLLRLSHQSSLHLAPLSLSFSKLLKTHQPLFSPQLSAFDNRLFKTLASGTVSTHYPAPNDDAEKAKLAQVAKRLESTSRYFKRLGGLGFWGQLVCTLVAAVILSFSVVITGKITSPATFYATAGGIAAAFISVFWSFGYIRLSEKLRKTANDPSKAPPRADVVKSLKNGIVVNLLGMGAAILGMQATVGLLVAKALTTSANPYYQGVAPGSSPVLALDVFLVQASANTILSHFLGLVFSLELLRSVTLPPSESIPVFKAA, from the exons ATGCAAACTCTCCTCGTGCCGGCTGCTCGCTCCGGCACTGCACCGCTAGCGCCGCCGCATTCAGGGGTGTATTCAAACCCCTCACTGCCTCACCTCCTCCGCCTATCCCACCAATCGAGCCTCCACTTGGCACCACTTTCTCTCTCATTCTCTAAACTTCTCAAAACCCACCAACCTCTGTTTTCACCACAATTATCCGCTTTCGACAACAGATTATTCAAAACCCTCGCCTCCGGCACTGTATCTACTCATTATCCAGCCCCCAATGACGACGCTGAAAAGGCCAAGCTTGCTCAG GTTGCGAAGAGATTAGAGAGTACATCAAGATATTTCAAAAGATTGGGAGGCTTAGGTTTTTGGGGGCAGCTTGTTTGTACACTGGTTGCGGCTGTGATCCTATCATTTTCAGTTGTTATTACCGGGAAGATCACATCACCTGCGACGTTTTATGCAACAGCTGGAGGAATTGCAGCTGCTTTCATTTCTGTTTTCTGGTCTTTTGGCTACATTCGTCTCTCTGAAAAGCTTCGGAAGACTGCCAATGATCCTTCCAAG GCTCCTCCACGTGCTGATGTCGTTAAAAGTCTGAAAAATGGTATAGTTGTGAACCTTCTGGGAATGGGTGCGGCAATACTTGGCATGCAAGCCACTGTAGGATTGCTGGTTGCCAAGGCTCTCACCACATCAGCTAATCCTTATTATCAGGGTGTCGCTCCTGGAAGCAGTCCTGTTCTTGCATTGGATGTGTTCTTGGTACAG GCATCAGCAAATACTATCCTTTCACATTTTCTGGGCCTTGTATTCTCGCTCGAATTGTTGCGGTCAGTCACCCTGCCGCCTTCAGAAAGCATTCCAGTTTTCAAGGCTGCATGA
- the LOC113726474 gene encoding uncharacterized protein, whose amino-acid sequence MREEEVNRCQIQEWYPKFKSVSIRTLIHELPESFIEYLNDSGPFVLPVSIADDDALPNRIRKPEDEEDYEVHEGSDNEAESPPTPPSFPELEIMIKESIQSLGGAVFPKLNWSAPKDSSWISSTGNLKCSSFSEVVLLLRSSDSLIHDLCHAYDSCSDKTASRPQKFFLALRKWYASLRPEMEFRCFVCNGLLVGISQREVTGFYPALLDKKDEIKQMIQDFYSDKLQGKFESESYAFDVYVTADGRVKLLDFNPWGGSTLPLLFDWEELEENLKEEGKVLEFRMIESQCGVRPGMRTAVPYDYLDTSPGSGWDQFFNKANEEFRQQTMSAEAGA is encoded by the coding sequence ATGAGGGAAGAAGAAGTAAATAGATGTCAGATTCAGGAGTGGTACCCTAAGTTCAAGTCGGTGTCCATTAGAACCCTTATCCATGAGCTTCCTGAATCCTTCATCGAGTACCTCAACGATTCCGGTCCATTTGTTCTTCCAGTTTCTATTGCAGATGATGATGCCTTACCTAATAGAATCCGCAAACCTGAAGACGAAGAGGATTATGAAGTGCACGAAGGTTCTGATAATGAAGCAGAAAGTCCCCCAACTCCCCCTTCTTTCCCAGAACTTGAGATAATGATTAAAGAATCAATACAATCCCTTGGGGGTGCTGTCTTTCCCAAGCTTAACTGGAGTGCTCCTAAAGACTCTTCTTGGATCAGTTCTACTGGAAACCTCAAGTGCTCCTCTTTCAGCGAGGTTGTACTTTTGCTACGATCATCAGACTCCCTGATCCATGATCTTTGTCATGCATATGATTCATGTAGTGATAAGACAGCATCAAGACCCCAAAAGTTTTTTCTTGCACTTCGCAAATGGTATGCATCTTTGCGACCTGAGATGGAGTTTCGTTGCTTCGTTTGTAATGGGCTCCTTGTTGGGATATCCCAGCGTGAGGTTACTGGATTTTATCCTGCGCTTCTTGACAAGAAGGATGAAATAAAACAGATGATCCAGGATTTTTATAGTGATAAATTGCAAGGCAAATTTGAGTCAGAAAGCTATGCATTTGATGTATATGTAACTGCAGATGGACGAGTTAAGCTTTTGGATTTTAATCCTTGGGGCGGATCCACCTTGCCGCTGCTATTTGATTGGGAAGAATTGGAAGAGAATCTGAAAGAAGAGGGAAAGGTTTTGGAGTTTAGAATGATAGAGAGCCAGTGTGGAGTTCGACCAGGTATGAGAACTGCAGTTCCCTATGATTACCTGGATACGAGTCCAGGGAGTGGTTGGGATCAGTTCTTCAATAAAGCTAATGAAGAGTTTAGGCAACAGACCATGTCTGCGGAAGCAGGTGCTTGA